The Ptychodera flava strain L36383 chromosome 14, AS_Pfla_20210202, whole genome shotgun sequence genome segment gtaaagtcatataaaggcaagttcttaaattgattcatttttaatgcatcagtgaactttttggatttatcagctatctctatcactgcttAAGTATTCAgagacagtgacactgcagtagcagggcagtatctgatagtgacacttcccgtaggcagtagctgtattaactttgataattttgacaatatttttgttcagtttatacaactgcgttcttgttctactcactACAtcatgtccagtatttagcttaGGGCCtactatcacagcctgtgtatgtgtaccatgcatttgtatcactgacaactgactgttactgattatttaaaattatcacctaatacatatttatatatacagtttttgtcgacaaactaatatgctgtagggagacagcaaaaAACTGTAGGCCTAGGCCTAGTTGTtttacatagaaatattgcaaaaatcatcaacagttgcagctcctgccctGTTACGTAGGCTCGTTTGGTTTTTTTATAACAAATCACAatccagtgttctccacaaataaaaaaattaagtgggtggctaatttgcataatcatttgcataatattaacataatcatttgcataatatttacatatagtttgtgttcagcaaaaattgacaaaacagggTACTCATGAAGCAGAGCCCCTCCactgatttttcaaaattcacctACATCCTCACTAAGTTGCATAAGCTCCTACCCTTGTTTAACTCAAAtaaagaaaggttaggagagtaaaatataccgttaaagttggtaaaactgctcagatcaaagaaactattaaaagatgtaaaacaatgagaTATCGAAGTTCCCGTGACAGCATCGCTAGGAAATACTACGTTTTTCAGTACGTTTATCAGGGTTCTCTGACAATGCGCACCTCCGGTACCAAAATAGAAGAGTCCCACTCTGATGTCATATCCGCTATTGTTTACGGTATATTTTCATTCACGCACGCGATCTGGGATTTTATTCTcttcacatgcattttcatttgtctaaaGCAAGTAACGCtccatctgttaagagtttttaccgctgactataacaattttcattgctataatgctgttttcacaagatactgaccgttcgatcttggaaagttgagttgctttaaTGTGCAGCCAACCCATTGCCGGTGCAGTGACAGACAGTTCCGTAAGCTATGCtacgctgttgatcggcagcatacatgtCTTCGTTCcacgtttactttttatttcaagatgtgagtcaaacagaaatttcaccaaattgccacttctgtatctagggaatgtgtaatcagtttgatttcaaatttttcgtCAATTAAGAGCAGAAATCGTCGCtgacttttgctgtcttttgactatggttttatatcaatttttctgtcctttacaatttctttggatgggtCGGTGGAGTCAAGGGTTGAACAATAGCGTCGCGGGCCGCGACGCTGTTTTGGGCTGGGAGAACCCTGATGATGGTGTTAAAAGAATGTGTACTTTCTTGGGGGGAAATTCGGCAGAATCAATCGAGACAACACTTAGATCTTGATGCGACCGCACAGTTTATTGTGTCACCGTCCGGGTGGCGGGACGGTGATTGTGTGAATGGGTTGACAAGTCGGTCGAGCTTCTCTCGCGGTCTTTCTTCCGCTATGGTCGTCGTGACATATCTTGACGAGgtattaaaatgacaaattcacacatacaacaacagcaaaatgtGCCTTATTGATTTAAATTGACACcttattgaaattcaatacagaaacaaacaaaagcacGGCATAAAAACATTGCCGTGAACCAAATCCGCCACCCCAGAACAAAGGCTGACGGTGGTTTCAAAAGCATGGGCGGCCGAAAATTAAACTGGGCGGCGTAGATTTTATCTGGGCGGCCGTGAAATTAAAGTGGGCGCACCGCCCACTTAAAAGGCGCCGTTGAGAACACTGCACACGTTTCGATTTTTtcgataaaagtcatgaaatgtgacaaaatagttctaGATTTTCTTAAatgattactaacattacaacaattggatgacataaaaatagtattcattttcattgaattacctacaaaaacttgccgggaattggaaaatgtaaaacacaaaagagaacacaaaaatttcaagtccccctacaggcagagcaaaattttcgagtcccccctctactacccccaaaattttcgaattcccccccttgaattcctccagcccccccccccaccatttaTCTGAACGCAGCCTTTATCTGTTTATAACGTGTATCGATTATTATAAATGTATTATAAATGTTGAACTTTATCATAGGGTGGTTCACATATTTAATAATAAAGACGCGGAAAGTTCTTTGTGGTTCAGCTGGTATTTTGGCCTCCGTTAAATGACTTTACGCGGAGCTGCAGAGGATCCAGGAACATCGCGGGGGGACACAACGAGACACTAGATCATCTTTTCTACAGCTGTAAATTCACTGAGACCTTCTGGAACGAATTTCACACATTTTCGaggaatctctcagtttgttcactagacataacttaaatgaagtgctctttggtgttgacggttactctgacattcataatcacttgctactgttagccaaaagacacatccttgccatgaaaatgaaacagagtaaaccacacttttcagcttttatgttgcaagtgaaattcaactaccatctagagtacgaaatagctctggaaaagacaaattagagaaacattgcagcaaatggatttcaattttacacaaaattgtagataactaagcactgtacttcattttaatttaagttcatgttactaaagaaaatgttaccaataaaacaatttaaatacaaaaaacatcGCGGGGGGAGGGGGTGGGAGCATCCCGGCGTGTGCAGTTACTCCGAATACGAACATGAAACCAACAGAAAGGGGTGTTTATTTGTTTGCGTTTATTTCCTCCAACCAAAACCCTCCCTTTTCgcttaatttcaaaagatagGACATGTGGCAGGCGAAATTCTGGGACATCAGACATACTTGCTTATCGATAAAGTATTCATGTAACTGAAAGATTCCATAGGTTTAAGGTTATTGTTCAAGCTATTGGAATAATGTTACAAATGCTTCAGTGATACTTAAGTGAATACGAATTTGCacacgaatacgaaaataacttcagtttAGTGTCGGCGACTGCTTCCGTGACAGACGAAAACAAACTGAATATGGCATTGACCTTCTAGTTTCAAGAACGAAGCCAGCAACGGTAACAAGTACAAACATGGGGCTCATAGAAGTATTTCGGCGCAACGATGTCTCAAAAAGGCTCAAGTTAATGGCAATATTTAACTCACTTGCACCGCTTTATTTCCTGACAATGACTGTGCTCGCAATCATTCTGGCGTTTTTCGTCACGTTTCCCGAAATATTCAAGCACTCGTCCAAAACGTTGCACCGCCATTATGCAGTTGCAATGTATCTGTTTGTAAACATCATGTGGAATTACATTATGGCAACCACTACCGACACGTCTATCAAGAAGCTACCCCAGGAAGTAACAGACTATCACAAGTCCAAGAAAACAATGCCATACCGTTGCCATCGTTGCAAACTGTGCAATGCCAGTATTGTCAAGCGCGATCACCACTGTTTCTTTATGAATACATGTATAGGCTACTACAACCAGAAGTATTTTATGTGGTACTGTATACAAATGTTCTGTGGTACTGCTTACTCTGTTATCACAAATGCAATGTACACGAGCCGGGTGTATGGAACAAAGTTCACAGGTGGCACCACATTCATCTTTCTCGGGCCATACACCATACTCAATTGGTGGTACAAGAACACAACCTCTGGCGAAATGTTTCTGGTTGTATTTATGTACCTGTCGTTGACTGCAGGTATCGTCTGCTTGGGCTTCTTCCTCTGGCAGCTGTGGATTTCGACAGTTGGTCTGACGACATTTGAGGCGATGAACGACGTGAGGGGTTTTGACAATGGTCTGTGGAGCAACCTGAGTGATGTTCTTGGAAAGTTCTGGATGCTGGGAGCACTTTTTCCAATCCCTCTCCCCCAGTGTGGAAATGGTATTTACGGCAACAAATATGGTGaggttgatgatgatgatgatgatgatggagatcTTACTAAAGCAAGGGAAGGAAATGGTGGTAGTTGTAGTTGTGGTGAGAAGCACAAGAACGCCACTGATACAAGCAAAAAGAACAAATGAAACTGCTGGTTTttgcagattttatttttgtgtccaAGATGTCATAAAACATCAGATGATGCACTTGCACTAGTACTATGCATGCTGAAATCAATCAAACTTAGAAAAGAATTACTTGGAAAACTTTGCCAGGTAATTGGCATATAGATTAAACTTTTGAAATGGCTAATTTACATCTTGTACAATATGGGAATGTAAAAGTGTGGCGTATCATACAATCTGTATACAGTGACATGATACAATCTTGACCTGATTATTTCACTGCATTTCAACAATCCTACCCAGATTGATTTATGATCCCCTTATACAATGTTCATATACCATGGTTTGGGAACACAGGTAATTGATTTTGGGACTATAGTAACACTTCTGCTGTTCACTTTCATGGACATTACATATCAAGGGGAAACACCAGTAAAAAATGATCTTGGAACCCAATATGACTTCCTAGTTTATCACACAAGTTAAAAAACCTGTCTGAGATACAGGCAAAAAATCTACAATTATTTCTATATGTTACATCATACACATAAACTTAAAGAACTGTTCCAACTTGACATCCAAATTCAATAATCTTTGTACTGGGAATTTTCAGTTGTTATCATCACAACTATTGTAACTGGCCAGTGCTCAGTGATGCCAATGAAAGTTGAAGTGTTTTGTTGAGAGCAAAGCTTACACTGTTCTTCAAATTTGACCAATACAGATAAAGTACTTTCATGCCAGGTTTCAGACATCATTGAGTTATGTCAATTTtttatctctgacatatatcaaCAAAGCAAGACTACAATGGCTTGTCTATGTTTGACAGAATCAGTGGTTTTGTTAAGGGCAGTACCTTGGTAaattttaccggggttccctTGTCATGCACACCAGGGTTTTCCCTCAGAATATTAGGGACTACAGAAATGGTACCTGGGTTCCCAAACAATTTACCTATGTacccaaaccttagcaaaaacactgagaaTACATGGTGACACCCATGCCATTGTAGGATGTTGGCAGTATGCAAGTGGACCATTAAAGTTTGAACTATAGAACAAGCAATACCGGTACTTGCCATTTTATGCATGCTAAATTAACAGTAGCTGTGTACAATCAAAGGGCGGAATACAATTCTCTTTTCATGGAGTTGATGTTCAttgaatcatagaccctagGACTATGATTGAATAGTTTCTACCATACAAATGACATTTCCAAAAACATTACAAATTCAAGTTTAAAGAAACAAAAGTCAAGTAAAAAATTTGGCATGCTCCTCATCAATCTAACCTTAAGCTTCTAGTAGCCAGAGGATTCAAATACATCTGCCACACTACACCAAAGTCGGTCACAAAATACACAATACATTTACTTACTTCAATGTCGAGCTATAATTCTTGTCACTAAATAGATTCAATCACTTCAAAGTACGACTACAATATCATTGTTTACGTCCAATATTTAAAGGTACCCAACAGTAGTTCTTGCCATTACAATCAAACAGATCCTTAAAATGGAAATGATACAATTTACAGTACTACCAGTAATATTACAGGGGACCGTATTTTTAGTACCATACCTTGGCTGTACTTTGTTGGAAAATTGGAGGTTCATAATTTTTATGGAAACATGAGTCTTATAAAGACAAAATACatttactttcaaacttttgtgttttattttgtttgtcgtGATGTACTACGATATTTGTACTTGTCTGCATACATTTATAATTAcattaaatttacaatttcattaCACTGCTGTTTGTATCCCATGTGAAAAATCTTGCCATTTGTCTATGGAGTTACATATATATTATTCTGTAAAACTTTGTATGTGAACTTGAGGAACATAAGTCAAATGCAGTGCATGTGAAGACTTGATTTTTATTCCATGTCAAACAAAAAGGCAGTGCTGTTTAtctaaaaatttaaatattttgtactgtacatgtaactgTGAATTTCAATTGAACTTTTTAAACATAATCGTTTATGTTTTTACTGTACCAAAGTATTGTTCCAGCTTATGAAACTTGTGTACTTTTTAAATCAATAGTGACGTcttttttccagttttgttccatGCGATGTTGCACTCGGTGCATAGTGTAATCAATCAAAGTTTGtttgaaaaactgactttttttACTATTTAAGTCCAAAGTGTTTGACAGTCCACAGGGGGAGAAGTGTAATTTAAAACGAAGTCCAAGAACATCaattctgaaatatttaaattgcaCTTCTATGGAATTGATCAATGGTATGGTACGGTACAGCACCATACAGTATAGTAATAGttaaatttcttttctgttttcaatcaaaattcacTGTATAACTTTGATGTCATGGGCACTATAAACCTATGTTTTCACTCTCTTGCATTGCCGCTGTGGTCCTATGCAAATAAATAGTACATGAAAGAAGTGAATAAGCCTGAACTTGATGTGAGGTGTGTCATTCATACAGAGTGGTCAAGCACTAATCGAGCACCAGTACATTTttagacaaacagacatacaatgtacatttacatttatCTGAACAATAGAGGTATGCCTCTGTATTTTTGGAATAATTGTTTCTGATGAGAAAAAAGGCCAGTTAGTGTGTGCAAGTAATGTACATTGCACATCCTGAAATACATCTCCAGATACAATATATGAACATCATTTGGCAGCATTTTGCAATTGAGTAAAACATTATTGTTTTTCGAAATTAAATGTAAAAGGTAAGCCTTTCAATGTGACTTAAAGGTGAATATTTGGTTAGCACTGAACCATGGAAAAGTTAAAAATGTTTACCATTACAAACAGGCACCTCAAAAGTCTGCACTATGTATGGTGTTTCATCAACATGAGCTATGTGAATAGTAAACTCTCATGATGACACTGTAAGTGAGGCATCATCTGGTCTGACTATCTCAGGTAATATACagataacaaaaatattttgttacaaCATATCTTCAGTTTTACCAATAGATAGTGTTTTGTGTCAATAAACTCTGGATAAACAAGACATGCTTGTCATAGAAATAGCAAATCAATATGTGGACGGAAGAAAAGAAGCAACTTAGAAAGAATGTAAAATGTAGCAGTATTTTGTGTCTTCTCAAAGCTGTGACAGTAGAGTGTAGACCACCTGTAGAGTATGAAAAAACATATAAAGATATCAATAAATATATGAACTCTGGGAACATTTCAAATCATCAGTGGTAATGTGAAGCTTATAAAAAATGTTTCATTCTCGTACAACCTGTTCAtaaccattttcaaatttgaggatGGGCATTATCAATATGACAAAGTTTATATGCCCACTCTGATCTGTCACAATCATGATGGTCaagaatggaaaacaaaagtcaGATCACATAAAATCTGTATTCATGACTCAGGACAGTCAGTGTGAAATCTGCATGCGTACCGTTAAAACAACATTGTAAGTGATTCCAGTGTAATCTGGTTGAGTTAAGCTTTTCGAGGCCCTTGCATATTTTAGTGGTCTTTTCAGAGAAGTGGCAGATGTGTTCAGTGAGGGTCGTTGCAACTGTTCACATCTGCAGCTCCCTGCTTTGTGCAATTTGTGCAAATTGTTGTGGTAAAGTATCGGTGAATCTCTTAAACAGACAGCTAATGATAGAAGTGAATCCAAAGGAGAAACATTCATTCCCctaaaatatgaatatgaaaaaaataattttaattttctttcaagCCAATAAATCCCTCACAATATTATAACAAAATAGTTTCCAGCAAGATTTTATCTAACTTCATAAGTGATAAATTATACTGCGATTGGCACATATTAATCTCTTGAATTATGcaatttttgaaatcatttaATCACTTACATGAGCTTTTTTGCCAAGGTTTCCTGGGCGCTTTGAAAGCTCCTTGATATCATCTGTCATTGAGACAATAACTGTGAAGATTCCACTAACACTtctataaaaaataaataaaatcataacATTGATCATATCAGTTTGGACAGAAATCCTGAGTTGTGCACAAATGGAAATATGCATTATGGAATGACATGATGTAGTAGCCACCTTTTACTGATATCATATTTAAGGAGAAAAATTGAGTACATATTTTTAAAtaactttgcatggtgataATACTGAGAATGATGTCATCATTGACATGATCTCATCAGACCAGACTGGTGAAGTTATGAAATAGTACAAGTTGACATTTCTCACAGTATTGGTGAAGTACAGCTACGGCAAGTCACATACCACCTGTTGATTCATATTGTTGCAGGCACGACATgacttattttgaaa includes the following:
- the LOC139148844 gene encoding palmitoyltransferase ZDHHC22-like, with the translated sequence MATTTDTSIKKLPQEVTDYHKSKKTMPYRCHRCKLCNASIVKRDHHCFFMNTCIGYYNQKYFMWYCIQMFCGTAYSVITNAMYTSRVYGTKFTGGTTFIFLGPYTILNWWYKNTTSGEMFLVVFMYLSLTAGIVCLGFFLWQLWISTVGLTTFEAMNDVRGFDNGLWSNLSDVLGKFWMLGALFPIPLPQCGNGIYGNKYGEVDDDDDDDGDLTKAREGNGGSCSCGEKHKNATDTSKKNK